Proteins co-encoded in one Anabas testudineus chromosome 8, fAnaTes1.2, whole genome shotgun sequence genomic window:
- the LOC113156755 gene encoding coiled-coil-helix-coiled-coil-helix domain-containing protein 5: MQAAMDITAKYCHKEMEAYGSCVSSNPSTWQQTCHELKMKVAQCTSSHPVIQKIRQDCSKEFAKFEMCLRENQDKPTSCSPQVARFLGCAESVDLSGLEKNPVPQPS, from the exons GCAGGCTGCTATGGATATCACGGCAAAGTATTGCCATAAAGAAATGGAGGCATATGGGTCATGTGTGTCTTCCAACCCATCAACATGGCAGCAAACGTGCCATGAGCTGAAGATGAAGGTTGCACAATGCACATCATCACA CCCTGTGATCCAGAAGATCAGACAGGACTGCTCCAAAGAGTTTGCGAAGTTTGAGATGTGCCTGAGAGAAAACCAGGATAAACCTACCTCCTGCTCACCACAAGTGGCTCGCTTTCTGGGCTGTGCAGAGTCAGTGGACCTCAGTGGACTGG agaAGAATCCGGTACCTCAGCCATCATAG